GGGCAGCGCGCCCGGCAGCAGCACATCGGTGAGCATGGCCAAGGGCTTGGCGCCGAGCGAGGCGGCGGCATGGCGCAGCGGCATCGGAATGGTCGAGACACCGAGCAGGGTGTTGTAGGCGACGACGAAGAACACCGCGTTGAAGATGACGAAGATGATCGCGCCGAAGCCATAGCCGAACCAGAGCGTTGCGATCGGGATCCAGGCAATGCCGGCCAGCACCGAAAAGAACCGGAGCAGCGGCGTCACGAAATTCGACACGCCCTGGCTGACCCCCATGGCGATGCCGAGCGGCACGCCGGCCAGGATGGCCAGCGCGGTGCCGAGCACGACGCGCAAGAGGCTCGCCCCGACATGCTGGATCAGCGAGCCGTCGCGGATGCCGTCGAGGCCGGCCTGGGCGACCGAGACGATATCGGGGAAGACCTGCGGCGAGACGCCGAACAGCGGCACGACCACGGCCCAGACCATGAGCAGGAACAAGAGGGGCGCCGCGAAGGTCAGCGCCTTCAGCGCGCGGTTGGTCTGCCCCATTGCCTGGCCTCTCTCGCAGACGAAAAAGTCGAACAGCAACACCAACAAACGTTTGCGCGTCGATTAGGCCCCAGCTTGGCGGTCTCGTCCATGCGCGAATGCCGGGGCGGGCGCATGGCATGATTGCATGGCCACGCCTTTACTTGGCGAGCCGCGGCCCTAGGCGGTTTTCGGGGGCATGGTTCCGCCCCGGTCATCCGTGCAGCCGGTTCCCGGAAAAAAGCCTATGTCAGGGCGACGATCGCCGGCCCGAGCACGGTCAGCACGATATTGCCAATGGCGTAAGGACGGTGAAACCGAGGATCGGCGCCGGGCTTTCGGCGAGATCGCAGGCCGCCAGCATGGGCGGCGTCCTGGGTCTGGGCGCCGGCGAGCTGCGGCAGCAGCGTGACGACGACGCCGGCGACAAGGATCGTCAGGCCCGCCCTACCCAGCGCTGAAGCCGCTTGCGGTCCGGCGGTCCGGCCGACCAGGGCGCAGAACGAGGCGAGGCCGAAATCCCACATGATCTGGGTCGCGGCGGGCGGCACCGGCGCATCGGCTGGGCGGCGGGCATGGCACCAGCCGAAGGCGAGACCCGCGATGAGCGCCCCGCCACCGGCCGAGAGTGTCACCGGAAGGCCCTTGATGGTCAGGCTGAGGAGGCCGATCAGCACACCCGACAGAAGGCCCGCTGCGAGAAAGGCGATGTCGGCCCGGTTGCCCTGGCTGGCGAGCGTGCCGATCAGGGGCACGGTCGCGGCAAGCCGATCGGCGGGGCCGGCAAGGGTCAGCACGTCGCCGGTGCTGGCGGCCACAATGTTTTGTTTCTGCGAAACGAGATCTCAATGGGTTAGCGGGGGCAGATCGAAACCTCTATCCCTGGGGACCAGAATTCGCTGTCCTGCGAGAAACGAAGCGGCAAGCACCAAAAAGGCCGGGCGAGCGCCCGACCTTTCGGTTGAATCATGATGCCAACAAAGTCGCTAAAAGACTCCGGCGATCTCGGAACGACAATAGAAGGTCGCCGGAACGTGCTGGTCCAACGCTGGCTGAATCCCACGATGCATCAGTTGATCCTGGATCGTCTTGCGCTTCAGCCGGGAGGTTCTCACGAGATCAGCGAGGCTCACGAACTCCTGCTCGAAGCGCTCTACCTCGGCATGCGGAACGACCGTCGCAGGACCACGTGGAGACGAGCGTGCGACCTTTGCCTTCGGAGCGGAACGCGCCGTCCAGATGAGCGACGGACGCATGCCGTACGCACCACCACTGTCGGCCGCTACCTCCTGCGCGGATCGTCGGCCGGATTGACGTAAGTGATGCCCCATGGCCCGTTGCCGTTGAGCTGCACGATCGTCTCCTCCGCGGTCCAGGCATAGTGGTTGGTACCTGGTTGCATGATGCCGATCGCGCCCGGCGTCAGCGCATGGGTCTTCGCCCTGTCGAAGCTGTCGCCGGTGCCCATGTGGAAGGTTCCCGACAGCACCGTGACACGCTCGATCGCCGGGTGCGAATGCGCGGGTATCACGTAGTTGGCGGGGAACTTGAGGCGAATGGTGAAGGGCACGGCCTCGTTCATCGGGCCCTCGATCACGGCGATCTGCGCGCCGGGCGGAAGCGAGGGCACCGGCCCCCACCTCAAATCGCCGGACATGATCATGCGATGTGCGCCGTGATGTTGGGCCAGCACGAGGGGCGCCGTGGCGGCGCCGATGACGAGTGCGAGAGCCATGGCTGTCGGGTGCTTCATGGGGGCCTCCGCTTGCTTGAGCGTTCAGCGCTTGGTGATGATGATTTCGAGGTACTCGCTGCGCACCGCCATCGATCCGTTGCCGGCGCGGTTGAACTCGCCTGCGAGTGCGATGAGATCGGCTGCGAGTGCCTCCTGCTTTCCGGCATCGAGCGCGCCGAACGCCTTGAACATCGGTCCGTAATAGGTCTTGAACACGTCGAGCCAGTGTTGCGCCGAGCGGTAGCGGAACACAAACATCCGCGGCTCCGCCGTGATGTCGGCGGCATGCTCGCCGAACATTTCGGCCAGCCGCACGCGCGTGCCCCACAGGGCGGGCGACTTGACGCCTGCGGCCGGCGCGACGTGTTTGCCGAGCGTCTTGAAGAGCTGTCCGATAAAACCCTCCGGCGTCCAGTTGGCGAGGCCGATCTTGCCGCCGCTCTTGCACACCCGCAGCAATTCGGAAGCGGCCCTGTCCTGATCCGCGGTGAACATGACGCCGAAGGTGGAGAGCACAACGTCGAAGCTCCCGTCGGCGAAAGGCAGGTCCTCGGCATCCGCCTCGCGAAAGTCGACCTTCAGTCGCTCGGCGGCAGCGCGCTCGTGCCCGCGCTCGAGCAATGCGGACACGTAATCGGTGGACGTGACATCACACCAGCGCCGCGCGGCAGCGAGCGTCGCATTGCCGTTCCCAGCTGCAACGTCGAGAACCTTGCTGCCGGCCCGCAAGTCGAGCGCCTCGCACAGGCTCTCGCCGACGATCTGCAGCGTGGTCCCGACGATGGCGTAGTCGCCGGACGACCACGCGCCCTGCTGGCGCGCCTTCACGGCGATGAGGTCCGGTTGGATCGGCATGGCTTGCGGAACGGCAGTCGCTGACATGATGTAGTCTCCTCTGTTCCGATAGAACGGTGACCTTCTCGATCAGGTCTCGCTTCGGGGCGAACACGTCCTTGATCACATCGATCGTCACCAGCGGCATTTCGGTCTTCTTCGTCCGGCGGGCTCACCGCGGGCCGATGCCGGTGTTGTAGGCTGGTCCGAGCGGTCATGCTTGGAGAGCATGTGGAGATTTGCAGAAGATGAGCTGGAGAGTTACCCTCGACGCCCCATGATCTACGCCTTCGGCGACTGTGAGATGGATATTGCTGCGCGCGAACTTCGTCGCGGCGGCATTGTCGTTCGGCTCGAACCCCAAGTCTTCGACCTGCTCGGCTTGCTCGTCGAGAACCGCCACAGGGTTGTCGGCCGAGAAGAACTGATCGAGCGCATTTGGCATGGACGCGCGGTGTCGGACGCGGCTGTGTCGAGCCGCGTCAAATCGGCCCGCCAGGCGGTCGGCGACGATGGCGAGCGCCAGGGCGTGATCCGCACGCATCACGGCGTCGGCTTCCGATTCGTCGGGACGATGGCCGCGCCATCCGCTATGGCGAACCATTGCGTTGCGGTGGGCGAGGCACGAGAACGCGCTGCCTCCGCCCGCCCCTCCATTGCAGTGCTGCCTTTCGAGCTGGTGGGCGCGGTCGGGGCCTATGCCGCCGTCGCCGATGGATTGCCGCATGACCTCATCCTCGAGCTCTCGCGCCTGCACTGGCTGACCGTCATCGCCCGAGGCTCATCGTTCCAGTTCCGCAGCGCAGCAGTGGCGCCGGAGAAGGTCGCGGCGGCGCTGGGCGTCCGCTATGTGGTCACCGGCGACGTCGAAGTCGACGGTCCGCGCATCAGCGTAACGGTCGAGGTCAGCGACACGAGCACCGCCGCGCTGGTCTGGAGCGAAAGGTACGGGCGCCCACTGGGGGCCGTGCACGAAATCCGAAGTGAGATCGCCAGTTCGGTCGCTTCCGCGCTTGATCTGCATATCGCAGTCGCGGAGGCCCGCCGGGCGCTCTCCTCGCCGTCGAACCTCGACGCCTGGGCCGCCTACCATCTGGGCGTTGCCGAGATGTATCGATTCGACCGCGAAGGAGCCGAGCGCGCCGCCGCTCGGTTCGAGCAGGCGATCGAGCGGGAGCCAGGCTTCGCGAGAGCTCATGCCGGACTTTCGTTCGCGCATTTCCAGGGGGCGTTCCAGAGATTCGCCGCCGACCGGGCCGCCGCGATCGACAAGGCACGGCGCTCGGCGGAGACGGCCGTCGCGCTCGACCCATTCGATCCCTTCTGCAATTTGGTGACGGGGCGCGTGGCCTGGCTGATCGGCGACCTCGAAGGCGCGCGACCCTGGCTGGACCGTGCGATCGAGCTCAACCCGAACTACGCCCAAGGCAAATACGCCAGCGCCTGGACACGGACGCTGCTGGGCGAAGGATCGAGGGGGCGGCGGTTGGTCGATGCCGCCATGGAGTTGAGCCCGCTCGATCCGCTGCTCTACGCCATGCTTGCCGTCAGAGCGTTCACGCATATCCTACAGGGCGAAACTGCCGAGGCCGCGATCTGGGGCGAGCGCGCGGCAAGGGCTCCCAGGGCCCATCCCCTCATCGAATTGATCGCTGCGGTCAGCCACGGCCTGAACGGCGACGACGAGCAGGCGAACAGGTGGTTCGCCTCGGCGCTCAGGCGGCAGCCCGACCTGGGGCGCGAGGCGTTCTTCGAGGCCTTTCCGTTCGGCAACGATGCCGTTCGCGTCCGTATCAACCAGGTGCTTCACCGCATTGCAGTGTGAGGGTCGCTACTCGTTGCGCATGATTTTGATGGTGCAAGCCGGGTCGGAATCGGGGCTGATGGAGGTCACCCGCGCAGCCGGTTCCCGGAAAAAAGCCTATGTCAGGGCGACGATGGCCGGCCCGAGCACGGTCAGCACGATATTGCCAATGGCGTAAGGCACGGTGAAACCGAGGGTCGGCGCCGGGCTTTCGGCGAGATCGCAGGCCGCCAGCATGGCTGCGTCCTGGGTCTGGGCGCCGGCGAGCGCGCCGACCAGCAGCACCGGGTGAATGCGCAGCAGGTAATGCCCGACATAGAGACCGACGAGCTGCGGCAGCAGCGTGACGACGACGCCGGCGACAAGGATCGTCAGGCCCGCCGTACCCAGCGCTGAGGCCGCTTGCGGCCCGGCGGTCAGGCCGACCAGGGCGCAGAACGAGGCGAGGCCGAAATCCCACATGATCTGGGTCGCGGCGGGCGGCACCGGCGCAGCGGCCGGGCGGCGGGCATGCCACCAGCCGAAGGCGAGACCCGCGATGAGCGCCCCGCCACCGGCCGACAGTGTCACCGGAATGCCCTTGATGGTCAGGCTGACGAGGCCGATCAGCACACCGGACAGAAGGCCCGCTGCGAGAAAGGCGATGTCGGCCCGGTTGCCCTGGCTGGCGAGCGTGCCGATCAGGGGCGCGGTCGCGGCAAGCCGATTGGCGGGGCCGGCAAGGGTCAGCACGTCGCCGGGCATGAGCACGGTCGTGGCGGTTGCGGGAATGTCGTGCGCCTGCCGGCGGATCCGCCGCAGAAACAGGCCGTGGCCCATCTCGCCGACTTCGGCGACGGCGTCGCGCAGGGTCATGCCGGCGAAGCGGGACGCCAGCACGACTTCGGTGCCGGGACCGGTGAGGTCGATGACCAGGTCGTCAGCCGAAACCTCGTCGCCGATCCGGGCGGCGGCAGCGACCATGGCGGGCCGATAGCCCTGGATGGCGACGAGATCGCCGCGTCTGACCACCAGCTGGGAATGGGGTTCCATGTCGACGCCGCCCCTGCGGATGCGCGCCACCGCGGCCAGCGGGCCGATCTCGGCATCGAGGCTTTCGATGGTCATGCCCTCGGCGGCGCTGACACGGAACACCCGGGCGACCAGCGTGCGGAAATCGAGCAATGGCGCCTTGGGTTCGGCGCCGTCGTCGCCGGCATCCAGCGCGCGAGCCGAAGCCTTGAGATCGACGCCGATCAGGCGGGGCGCGATCTGCGTGCAGAACAGGATGACGCCAATGGTGCCGAAGATATAGGTGAGGGCAAAGACCACGGCCGCCTGGCCCTGGATCCGGTTCAGTGCCGCAGCCGGGAGACCCAGCCCTTCGAGCGCGCCATAGGCCGTGCCGAGCATGGCCGTCTGGGTCAGCGCGCCGGCGGCGAGCCCTATGGCGGTGCCCTGGTCCAGCCCGAACAGGCGAACGACCGCGACGGTGCCGGCAAGGCCGACGGCCGCCACCACCAGGGTGACGATGGCGAGCGGCAGGGTTTTCCGGCCGAGCGAGGCGAAAAATTGCGGCCCGCTCTGGAAGCCGACCGCGAAGACGAAGAGCAGGAAGGCGACCGATTTCAAGGTCGGCGACAGGTCGGGCACGGCCGCACCGAACAGGGCGCCGACGAGCGTTCCGACCAGCAAGGTGCCGGCGGCGCTGCCGAAGGAGAAGCCGCCGAGCTTCTGCCGCCCGAACAGGACACCGAGCACGATGGTCAGGAACAGCATGGCCTCGGGCGAGGCGACCACCGTGCGCAGCGGTTCGGGCATGACGCTTCCCCCTTAATGCGCCAGCACCATCGCGACATAACCGAACACGGTGAGCAGCACGCCGGAGACCGCATAGCCGACGGGAAAGGCGATCCAGGGCACATTGCTGCCGATCTCCTTGGCCGCCTCCCGCGCCGGCCCGGAATGGCTGCGCGCGCCGGCCACCCCGCCCATCAGCAGCGCCGGGTTCATCCTGAAGACGTGGAAGCCGATGGCCCAGACCACGAAGGGCGGCACCGAGCAGGCGAGGAAGCCGACGATGAAGATCTTCAGCGCGATCGCGCCGGTCAGCTGCGACAAGAGGTCGGCGCCGGCATTCACCCCGACGATCGCGACGAAGACGATGAGGCCCATGTCCTCCAGGATATTGCGCGCGGCATTCGGCGTATTGCCGAAGAAGCGCAGCCGCGACACGACCGACGACACGATGATGCCGGAGACCAGCAGGCCGCCGGCATTGCCGAGGCCGACCGCCGCACCGAAAGCCGGGATCTCGATCAGGCCGATCAGGAAGCCGAGGATCATGCCGAGGGACAGCGTGAGGAGATCGGTCGAGGTGTTGTGCCGGGCGACCCGGCCGACCATTTCGCCGGCCTTGTCGATGGCCGATTTCAGGCCGCTGAGGAACAGCACGTCGAAGCGCTGCAACTCGGTATCGAGGCCGATTGGAATCGGCACGCCACCACGCTCGATGCGGGTGAGTTGCACCTGGCCGGCGATCGGGGTCTGACGGTAGTCCCTGAGCTTGCGGCCGATCGCCTGCTTGCTGGTGACCACGATCTCGGCCTGGTCGAGCGGAATGTTGAGCACATGGGCATTGGGCACTTCCGGCCCGATGATGCCCATGTGGTCGGTCAGCGGCCCGAGGCCGCCGCCGAGAGCGA
This portion of the Phreatobacter stygius genome encodes:
- a CDS encoding winged helix-turn-helix domain-containing tetratricopeptide repeat protein; protein product: MIYAFGDCEMDIAARELRRGGIVVRLEPQVFDLLGLLVENRHRVVGREELIERIWHGRAVSDAAVSSRVKSARQAVGDDGERQGVIRTHHGVGFRFVGTMAAPSAMANHCVAVGEARERAASARPSIAVLPFELVGAVGAYAAVADGLPHDLILELSRLHWLTVIARGSSFQFRSAAVAPEKVAAALGVRYVVTGDVEVDGPRISVTVEVSDTSTAALVWSERYGRPLGAVHEIRSEIASSVASALDLHIAVAEARRALSSPSNLDAWAAYHLGVAEMYRFDREGAERAAARFEQAIEREPGFARAHAGLSFAHFQGAFQRFAADRAAAIDKARRSAETAVALDPFDPFCNLVTGRVAWLIGDLEGARPWLDRAIELNPNYAQGKYASAWTRTLLGEGSRGRRLVDAAMELSPLDPLLYAMLAVRAFTHILQGETAEAAIWGERAARAPRAHPLIELIAAVSHGLNGDDEQANRWFASALRRQPDLGREAFFEAFPFGNDAVRVRINQVLHRIAV
- a CDS encoding cupin domain-containing protein yields the protein MKHPTAMALALVIGAATAPLVLAQHHGAHRMIMSGDLRWGPVPSLPPGAQIAVIEGPMNEAVPFTIRLKFPANYVIPAHSHPAIERVTVLSGTFHMGTGDSFDRAKTHALTPGAIGIMQPGTNHYAWTAEETIVQLNGNGPWGITYVNPADDPRRR
- a CDS encoding ABC transporter permease gives rise to the protein MGQTNRALKALTFAAPLLFLLMVWAVVVPLFGVSPQVFPDIVSVAQAGLDGIRDGSLIQHVGASLLRVVLGTALAILAGVPLGIAMGVSQGVSNFVTPLLRFFSVLAGIAWIPIATLWFGYGFGAIIFVIFNAVFFVVAYNTLLGVSTIPMPLRHAAASLGAKPLAMLTDVLLPGALPNIVTGIRTGLGFAWRGLIAAEMIATNVGLGYMLFVARDFYRTEVIVFGMIVIGLIWLAIDRLVLAPLERATIERWGMVRPA
- a CDS encoding aspartate:alanine exchanger family transporter, which gives rise to MTWLMQFLGNNPFVLLFLVVGLAVWIGSWTVKGYGLGTVAAAIIVGCGFAILGSLFGVRFHLDDFTKSLFYYLFMYGVGLRVGPSFVNGLKGDGLKFAGLAVLCSCLGLAIVVAGVRLLGLPVGAAGGILAGAMTMSAAIGSAEQAVTSGAVALPAGTSAEQASGMIALSYGITYIWGTVGIILICKYLPRWWGVDAKAAARQYETEHGVPNVDDAGLSGYQPFGWRAYRVESDQTAGKTIADFRKAYPEYQIDNVARGPDLLGADASLVLQKGDVVALGGGLGPLTDHMGIIGPEVPNAHVLNIPLDQAEIVVTSKQAIGRKLRDYRQTPIAGQVQLTRIERGGVPIPIGLDTELQRFDVLFLSGLKSAIDKAGEMVGRVARHNTSTDLLTLSLGMILGFLIGLIEIPAFGAAVGLGNAGGLLVSGIIVSSVVSRLRFFGNTPNAARNILEDMGLIVFVAIVGVNAGADLLSQLTGAIALKIFIVGFLACSVPPFVVWAIGFHVFRMNPALLMGGVAGARSHSGPAREAAKEIGSNVPWIAFPVGYAVSGVLLTVFGYVAMVLAH
- a CDS encoding TrkA C-terminal domain-containing protein is translated as MPEPLRTVVASPEAMLFLTIVLGVLFGRQKLGGFSFGSAAGTLLVGTLVGALFGAAVPDLSPTLKSVAFLLFVFAVGFQSGPQFFASLGRKTLPLAIVTLVVAAVGLAGTVAVVRLFGLDQGTAIGLAAGALTQTAMLGTAYGALEGLGLPAAALNRIQGQAAVVFALTYIFGTIGVILFCTQIAPRLIGVDLKASARALDAGDDGAEPKAPLLDFRTLVARVFRVSAAEGMTIESLDAEIGPLAAVARIRRGGVDMEPHSQLVVRRGDLVAIQGYRPAMVAAAARIGDEVSADDLVIDLTGPGTEVVLASRFAGMTLRDAVAEVGEMGHGLFLRRIRRQAHDIPATATTVLMPGDVLTLAGPANRLAATAPLIGTLASQGNRADIAFLAAGLLSGVLIGLVSLTIKGIPVTLSAGGGALIAGLAFGWWHARRPAAAPVPPAATQIMWDFGLASFCALVGLTAGPQAASALGTAGLTILVAGVVVTLLPQLVGLYVGHYLLRIHPVLLVGALAGAQTQDAAMLAACDLAESPAPTLGFTVPYAIGNIVLTVLGPAIVALT
- a CDS encoding class I SAM-dependent methyltransferase — protein: MSATAVPQAMPIQPDLIAVKARQQGAWSSGDYAIVGTTLQIVGESLCEALDLRAGSKVLDVAAGNGNATLAAARRWCDVTSTDYVSALLERGHERAAAERLKVDFREADAEDLPFADGSFDVVLSTFGVMFTADQDRAASELLRVCKSGGKIGLANWTPEGFIGQLFKTLGKHVAPAAGVKSPALWGTRVRLAEMFGEHAADITAEPRMFVFRYRSAQHWLDVFKTYYGPMFKAFGALDAGKQEALAADLIALAGEFNRAGNGSMAVRSEYLEIIITKR